The window cCTTTTTATCAAGTCATATTTAGTCTTGCTTTCCTAGCTAGCCATTTATTGATGTGAAGGTTTTAATACCCTACTTCAGCATGATAAAGCTACccgcttgtttttttaatttaatctcaAACCCGCTCTATAAAACACACAgcgatacatttttttcattttatttaatgcagacaaaaaaaatctccaaggtCTCCGCttgtttgcccttttttttcttcctttcaagTTCAGCCAAGTGGAAATATCTGGATTTTTAATGCTTAAGGGCTTCGCTGTTATTGTCTTATGAGTGGTTTTTAGCTACCGTATCTTTTAAAAATCgtatttttttgaaatctgTGTCACTATCTCGTCAATTCAGTTGAGTAGGAAGaagtaaatgatgaaataaagtGTCGCAGGGACAAGTTTGCTCCAAATAATCTGCATatcaaacaaaaaagaagaaagggcGACTAAATTTAGAAATCACTTTTTCTGACTTTCCTTGACTTGTGAGTATTTCTTGGTATGtgtgcctggaaaaaaaatggctgccaccAATCGTATGCCTGCAGGTTTGCTTCCAGCCTGCGCTGCAAATTTTCACTCAAGGGAACGCCGCTCATCTCAAATGGGCCGAATTTCCCAAAGCCTACTTTTTGCAGAAAAAGAATATTACTGCATGTTTGCTAGTATCCTAAATAGTCTGGGGAATATAGGCCCTAAaaaatcatctcattttctgaaccgtttttcctagcatgcatgtttttggaatgtgggaggaaaccggagtacccggagaaaacccacacaggccctggggagaacatacaaacctCACTcaggtggacccacctggatttgaacccaggctgGCGTGCTAACCCCACCTaaagaatatttcttttttttttccggactataaggcgcatttttttcataattttgctTAAGATGAGACTAAAAATCAAATGCAACTTatgttttctttagttttttctcGCTGATcactgttatgttgtttttgtaggCTATAGTGGCTAATGCTAACAGATGCCTATGTAgcaattgttttccattttactaATGTTACTTTAACTTatgtttgtacttttttaaaaatggccttCCCCAAAATGcgacacatacatatatatgcatatacatgttttttcttctcttttttactttgtattctttggctgggGCAACAAATAGTTCAAAAATGTCACGTTTATGAATCACTTTTTAAGTGGGTAGCGTTCAATTGGGCGTAGAGAACACGACGCTTCTCCACTTTGGCTTTTTCGTCCGGCCCACATTTGCTCTTTCCACGAATGAGCCATGAGTCGGCCAATCTGTCTGGCCACCAGACTTTTTCCCGGAACGGCCGGCGGCGTCTGCCGCGGCCCGGGCGGGGCTTCCTCGCCACCCGAGACCCGGTCCGGGTTCACGCTCGGGCGGAGACGCACGTCTCGCAGCTCTTCCAGGGTGACGGCGGGCGCCCGTCGGAGGACGGCGAAGGAGTCCGAGTGGTGGCGTCGGGGCGCTTTAATTTGACTCGTTTCGGGGTTCGAATCGGGGGTGCCGGTGGGGAGCGCTATCTGTAGGGACAAGCGATGGGAAGACGGGCCGGATAGAGGCCGTAACTTCCAACCCAGGGGGTCGTGACCGGTTATGGCGGACGTCCGGACGATAGAAGGGCGGGAAGTGGTCGCGGAGACCGATCCGCTCGGGGGAGCGGAGTAACGTCGTGTCGTCTGGCAAGTCAGGAGGGACCCCCTGCGTCGAGGAGGCTGCGGTTCCCTCTTGTTTTTCTTGAGAATAATGACAGCGCCGCCATTAGCGGACTGACAGCGTCCGCGAGGGTGGGGGGGCAGGCTGGCGTcgttcatttttgggggggctttGGAAACATGGCCGTTAACCTGCAAAATAAATAGCCAATAATATGAAGACTGAGTATTATGTGCCCTTTTTGACAAGCTCTTCTTCAAAGCTTGTTCATACTAATGGATAAAAGACCAAATTTGTTTAAGTGTCCCCATCATATGtttcaaaaatgtgaaaaaaaaggaaataacatTTCTGCAAAGCGCCGGTTATTTTCAAGGAAATGAATCTTTTTTGCTTGAATACGCCTACGCTTTTTCTGCCCTTTTGTTAAAGAATACAAACGGAaggggaaagaagaaaaaaaaatcttgtttattATCGACGAAAACCCCCAAGGATAaaagatgggtttttttttttgctgtagcgCTATCCGAGTGGAGCCTCAATAACACTTTACACAAGACAAATGGCTCACAATTTCCTCCACGTTTTTATCCTACAAAATCCTACATTGTTTTTCTATTCTTTTCCcctctctatctttttttagccCATATTTTCTCATAGCATATTTCTTCTGTACCGCCACAAAACTCGCCTGACAAAatcattcaattaaattaaCCTAAAACCATATGTAAATACAATATAAACCCTTTTACCTGCATTTTTGGTGGCGCTGACTTCAGCTAATCCGCTCTGAACAATTTTTCTGTAGATATTTGTAAAAGCTCCCCACCCAAAACCCCCAAGTTGAACCCTTACCGCAACTTCCTGAAAATGTTGTGACACCCACCTGTAAACATCGACCATACTTGGCACATTCAACGGGAAGTTCAAACATTGAGAAAGGGCtttcatttgaaagaaaacacaagtaatctcgttttttttttggacaatatgGCTTTCATTTCATCCTAAAATGATGCTAAGCTTACCTTGAAGAGCCCAACACATATTGCATTCATAAAAATACCAAGAATGTAatgttttcttgacattttttaaattcaaaatgaaattgaaTCCTTGAAAAGTAGCCCGATTCCTAGGAAGGCCATTTGGTAAGAAGAACCTGATTGAATTGACCTGGATGCTATCTCCATTTCCAGATGGCTAAAATCAATGTAAACAAGTGTGGCGGCTTTCCTTTAGCCGCCCGTCAATCTCAAAGCAGACATTAAAACGCTCTTGTGCTTTTTAAATTCACTCACGCCTTGTGTTTCTTTGAATATTAAACCACCGCCTACtcgcattcatttaaaaaaaacggcgaccacgACCTCCTCCAACAATAATCATCCGAGGAGATAAAAAATGAGCAGCTAACGGCCTCCGAAAATGAATATCTCGCCATTGTCTtcgaataaaacattttttgacctTGGCGGCCGTGGCGTTCCATCACACGGCGGTTACGGAGCACGGGGGCCGTCTACCGATACCCCCCAAGCCTCCCCCTTACGCGAGATGAACTCTCATCCTGTGCCACGGCTCAGAAGCCCGACGGCATCCAATTTCACAAGCCGCGTTCCTTTTGCTACTTTCTTGTCATCCGCCCACTTGCCGGCGAGCTTTTGCTAAGTAATTGGCAGGTCGTGGACAGTCAAGGCTGCTGGCTTGGGTTTTCGTGGACGGCCACTGGCTCCGCCTAATGAAGAAAAGCCTTGGCGACAGGGTGGGAGGCTTAGCCGCGACCCGAGGGTGAAGGCCGGGGTGCTGTGAAAGGGATTGGCGCCGCCATAGGAGGGAATCAAAGGATTTCATTTGACAGGAATCAATTCACTTTTCTTCCATCTGTGATTCAATCAAAGACTGAAACCGCGGTCGTCTCGAAGATATTTTTAATCTTCATAACCTAGATCAAGGGtctcagactcgggttggttcaggGCCATCTTCATTTcacgtgggtcggaccattttagatctaatatttttataaatggattaaatgaactggattaaaggcccagaatattctgttttttatagatctaaaacaatgttaattttagtttttttgatatatttttagatttaaaaaatatatttttgaactaaaaacacagaaaaattgattaaaaaattactggattaaaaacaatgaatattccgtttttaatagctctaaaacaatgttttttttagcttttttaaatttatttttagattttacaaaataatttttgaactaaaaacacagacttCAGACTTGACGTAAACTGAACCCGCATAAACAAAATCCAAGTGCGCCTCCCATAAAACGCTGGCTATGCTTTATTCATTTGTTGCCTTGCGCCGATCGCCACGTTTCAACCAGCATgcgctcataaaaaaaaaagtctaacccCCCAATTgcctttgaaaataaatgtacgCATCCTCCATAGTTTATTAGCCTCTGCAATAAAAGTATCTTTTCGCGGGCAAAATATAACAAGCattggaggaggagggagagaaTTTATCTAATGACACATTTTGTTGCTCCTCACAACGCTGTAGAACATGTAATTACTGCCACCGATTCCAACGCTAATCATGTAAGCTAATTGGAAAAATGAATGTACAAGTGCTACTTGGCTGTAAATAACCATGCATTAGTAATTCTCTTTTATTAATAGCACCAGTGAACAGAAACACGGTAAAGCTTTTCATCATCCAGTGCCATTTTTTTAGGGTTCCTGTTACCGATACcttatattttttggttttaaaaaaggCTAAACTCCTAGATGTAACTTAATTACTGTCCCATTGACCCTGGAATGATATTTTTACCCATTTGTTTTGTGCGTGCAGGCCTGGTTGACGGAGATCCACGAGTACACCCAGCAGGACGTGGTGATCATGCTGCTAGGCAACAAGGTGAGACCTTGTCAAAGCTGTAGATTACAAGACGGCTTGATTGATGGACTCCGAAAAGGAAGGATACGAGTCAATAGAGCCAAAGAAGGGAGGACACCTTTTATGATTTAGATTCCAGATTTACACTTCACTTGGTTCACAGGCGATGAACactaaacccccccccccccccctcccatttGACCACCTTCACAACTCCACCAGTCCAGCACGTACAATATATTACTATGTCAACGTTATCCCGTAAAGTAAGGGAGCGTCTTCAATTGGCATGTGAAGAGCAATCACCCAAGACAGACCTTGGCTAAAGCATCCcttaatagtcttttttttttcaaatgtacaaCTTGTTCTGGGTTAAAGCAGCTGTTTGCAGTCTGGCCAGAAGAAAGCAAGTAAGCAGAACGTCAAAGCCGTCTTGGGGGATAACGCTCTTTGTCCTCTAAAAAGGGCAACCGTCGCTCATTTTAGGACCTGTTTGGTTTGGCTTGGAGGAccgcaaaatcaacaaaaaagagGTGGCACCAAGCATTgtggaacagttttttttcagattgccTCTGTGTGTGTGGACTTGTTTTATAACGTGTGTAAATATGAACATTGTCTAATGTTTGGCAGGCCGACTCTTCGCATGATCGGGTGGTGAAACGAGAGGAAGGAGAGAAACTGGCAAaggtatttgggattttttacaCTAACCCAGTCCTGATCTTCTTCCCATCTTCCCTTTTTTTACATCTTTGCTAATGAACGAGTTCCATTCTCCTCATGTTAAACAATGAGATGGATTCCCCTGCCGCCATTCGTGCGTATTCCAGTGATTGTTTGCATGGATGATCAGCCAAGTGGGAGGGCTGGCTGACTTGATTTTCCGGGCCATTTCGCTCCGATAAGCGTGGAGAGGGCCGCCGCGGCCGACTGGAAGATCGCCGTCACTGGTCACGGCCAGAGGAGGCGCGCGTTGAATGCAAATGCGTCACGAGATAACATAACTACGCCATCCCATTTTGACAACAATATGTTTAACAAGGCGCTTTGCACTGATGGACAACTCCACAACTAACAGGCACTTATGTCCTCAGATTTAGTTTAGGGTGATGCAAAACCAGCGctaacccaaaaaaacaatgagaaaaaatgaaatgtgtatctataatgttttttttttcctgttttccatgttgttgttgttgtttttctttgggtGGTTTGCAGGAGTTTGGCGTCCCCTTCATGGAGACTAGCGCCAGATCTGGACTCAACGTGGAGTTGGCCTTCACCGCTGTGGCCAAGTGAGTCGCAAAATACTAACtcgtttttcaacatttttagggAGTGCACCACCGAAAAAGAACTTTATCGCATCTGATTAATGATCAAttctccattttgattgggcATTGTGTCAcacaaaacaattcattttgttttgtgttgttgtttttgctagAGAGTTGAAGCACAGAACCCTGAAAGAACCCGACGAGCCCAAGTTCCAGCTGCAGGAATACGTCAACAAAGAAATGAGGACGGCCGGCTGCTGCCTGTCGTAGATCCGTCGTGCGTGAGTGCATGCAAGTGTTCCCGTGCGTGTGTGGGTGAGTGCGGGTAAAGGTAAGCCACCCACCCACGTACACTCCCGTAGAATTCCAATGTGTATACCTGACCAGCCACGTGTCATTGCTAGTTTGATGAAACTGTGAATGTAAACCTGAGTACGAATAGACTTGGACACACACAGTTTGATTGTCCGTGTTTAGCCCACAGCGTCATGAATGTGCTTAACGTACGCATTTTCTATCTTTATCATCGCAATCTGTCAACGTCGTGTTGAATTAGAAATGTACAAGTAGATCATTTTAACGGTCGTTAAGCCTTTTTAAGGATGTTTCACTGCACCCAATTCCATGTAAATCCTGCTAatgtgacattgtttttttgcagtttcaaTGTTAAAATCTTTCAATACTACGCCATTGTACAGTCGGGTTATCATTCGTTTGCTGTAAACTTGTAATACACGTACTGCAACTGAATGGAAACGATATTTACATTAAAGAACAATCAAGAAAGGGTTCGTTCCTATTCATTGGAAAGCCATTGTTCAAGGGGAAAAAAGCGAAACGACAATGCCCTCCTGTGGTAGTAAAGTGAATTGCACTGAATGACCACTGAATCAAATGTTCTTGTTATTTTcgacccaaaaatatatttttgctgcTTCCTTATTTTCTGGATTATGTGTGCCCTTTGAGCGCtaaaaatacatgcatttttaaatcatcattaaATTAGTAATAATTTTAGGGTCCGTAACGGTAGACCGTGACCCTTAAGTCcttccacacatttttttttgctcatttaaaaacgtttttctttaaatttgcgTGGACACGAAAGAACTTTGACCCCTTTAACTTAACTCTTAACTTTAATATTAGCGTTAATTATCTCtcaggaaaaatattttgaattgatGGCCCTCCAAAAAAAGATGGATCGTGTTAAGTGACAGGAAATCCTTAAATGGAGGATCAGGCAATGAGTCTAATTAAAAGACTAGGCTCGTTTTctgaaatcatttaaaaaatctccCTCTATGATTAATTTATTAAAAGTTCATTAGTAGGCTtgactaaaaatgaaaaagttggTATGAGAAGCAGATCTGTCAGTACACATGACATAACTGCATTAAGCCTTCTGtgtatttttcacttttgcGTTGCGTCACTAAAATTAAATCTTAATTCCTCTGCGAATAAACTGTTAATTTCCTACTCAGAATGCATAGCAACACAAAAGTGGCTGTCATAGCTTATGTTTGCCACAAGGGGCTCCCACGCACCCttcatttgcttttgtttgcttgttttttttaggcacAGCTACTCTTCTCTACCAGGACGACTTCTTACATTATTAGAACAAATGAGCCTAACTAAGAACATTGATGTAGTTTTATGGACTTTGCGTTTTATTTAGCTCACCTAGCTGAACTAGTGCATGCATAAAGATAGGCTTTAATCTTGTATTATTAcgtaaaatcatatttttggagGACATTAAGTCAAATGACAACTttttctccaattttttttaaagtgatatcATCTTTCCACTTTAATCACGACGTATGACTTTACCCTGATCATCTTTTACCCCCTAAAGCACTTTTATTggcctatttttgttttttctttcattttctattgGGGCCACAATACTAGCGGTCATCCTGACCAAGATCCAGAAGTTTAGTGACTTTGGAGGCGCCCCCCCTTAAAGTCACGTGACTAGAGGGCCATCTGTTTTCTCGGTCTCATTAGACCTCCGCCAGGGCGCCCTAACCCCAGTGGCCCTTTTGCACCGGCCGGTCACGCCGAGTTGGAGCTTGTGTGCTGGAGACTTCAGCCGTTGCCCGGCACTCCACTCCAGTGGGCTAAATGGACCGGGCCGCCCAAACAAAAGCCATGTGGCCCCAAGGCTGCCGTGTGTggaaatacattcctttttttcccccatcaaGAATGCCACGCGCTCCACTCGTCCACTTGCCAATtccttcccctttttaaaatggtttaCGCCTAACGTCATTTTCCCACGACGAATATTGTCCATGATCAGATAATGGTGGCTCTGGCATCGGACTTTGGGACCCAAAGTTGCCCTGCCCGGGTTAGGGGTCAACTTTATTTGACCTCTGCCAAACCTGGTAACATCCAGCTcttcaatatttcatttttgctaTTTTGATGGCTATTTTTCACTTGCATCCAAAACTCATGTGATTTGTGCTCTTTTCACAGTTTACATAACAGCGTTGGGTAACCAGAACAcagcatttgtttgttttttgctgcGTGGGGGCGTCACAATGCCGCCATCCAGACGTGTGATCCAGAGACCCTAACAAGGTGTGCCATCCACATGCTTTCCACTTGCATTTATCCTAACATGATTGGATTTGCTgcagtatacaaaaaaaatgacgg is drawn from Stigmatopora nigra isolate UIUO_SnigA chromosome 18, RoL_Snig_1.1, whole genome shotgun sequence and contains these coding sequences:
- the LOC144211746 gene encoding uncharacterized protein LOC144211746; amino-acid sequence: MQVNGHVSKAPPKMNDASLPPHPRGRCQSANGGAVIILKKNKREPQPPRRRGSLLTCQTTRRYSAPPSGSVSATTSRPSIVRTSAITGHDPLGWKLRPLSGPSSHRLSLQIALPTGTPDSNPETSQIKAPRRHHSDSFAVLRRAPAVTLEELRDVRLRPSVNPDRVSGGEEAPPGPRQTPPAVPGKSLVARQIGRLMAHSWKEQMWAGRKSQSGEASCSLRPIERYPLKK